The genomic window tcgaatccagagtgtgctgagtgactccagccaggtctccttggcaaccaaattggTACAGTTGCTTGgcagggaagagtcacatggggtaacctcctcgtggtcgctataatgtgtggttctcgctctcggtggggcacgtggtgagttgtgcatggatgccacgtaGAATAGCTAGCCAATCACTGTGTATGGTCCCCAAACCAGTGTTTATATGAACGATGCCAAATTAATGTCCATGTCCAATGAGGTCGCAGTAAAAGATTAAAGATCACACTGTTTAACAGCCAGTAAACAAGCTTATGTCATAAAGCACTTTCCAAGACAGTTTCCAAACATGGTTTACAATTTTTAATATACTGATGAccgttaataagtggtgttttaaCAATTTAACAAGCGCTATGTCaccgcagtaatgcgctcaacaagccatgtgataagatgcgtggattgaagcTCTcaaacgtggaggcaactgagattccacccagattgaggcaagtcactatgccaccacaaggacttggagtgcattgggaattgggcattccaaattggggagaaaaagggtgaaaaaaattaagtatttcatatttcactataaaaaaaatttgtatatcAATTGTTATTAATTTGTATGAATTTCCATGCCTgaaaatcacaataaaaaaaatccctgatatttccaggttttccttgactgtgggaaccctaaaTCAGTGAACTAATCCAGATATTACAACAATGAAATAGCATCATCTCACTACATTCAGTTTCAAAGAAAAGAGGAGCAATCGACTAGACTATTTTAGACTATAGCAATCGACTAGACTATACTAGTAACTATTTTACTATTTTATCTTTTACTGCTAAGTTTTCCCATGAAGCACTTTATTTCAGTAGTGGCCATGCAGAGTTGGCAGCTGTATCAAATGGTTTGAGCATGCTTGACATACGAATTGGAAGGATTAGTTATCAATGCATTGAGAAAACAAGTGAATTGTTACACCCCTAGCAAATGGtgaaagaattttatttttttgggggttaactgtccctttaaattaatGATGCCCTTCTGTATCCAGGTTACAGAGGGACCACACCTACTCCAAACCCTGCTGACAGAGCCAAATCAGCAGTTACATGTAGTAGCACATTTGAAATGAAACTGGCAGATTTCCCTGAATTGGGTGACATCACACTCGGCAACCCCTCAGCAAACTCTTGGCACCAGGAACCATCAACAGGTGTTGGTGCAGTCATGCCAGCAGAGGGACAGCAGTCACCAGCAGTCATCTGGAAGGTAACTTTCATGCATGGTGGTTTGGGCCAAAGAACACATTGTTCTGTTCAAGCACACACTGCTTACCAACACCTCCTGGCTGCGCTGGCTCACTAAACTTggcaattgttgttgtttttttttaatcaatattagAATGTATCAAAGCGAAGAACCAAGTCTGCTCAGCAAGTCCCATCAAGTGGAATGAGTGAAGGTATTgattcagtgcacaaattaaaaacacattatgTCCTGGTGTGATATAAAACTGCAAAGTCTGTGatataatgagataaatatatagtttgcatgtgatGTGGGCTTCAAAGTAAATAGATCTTGTATTAACCAGCTACTAAGGACCTCTGAAACATCATTATGAGGACTGCGTTCTCTGTTTGTAGCAGAGGACAGTGACCAGAGCACTAATACTGTACACTTAGTAgtgtgaggcacatacagactatagatttatttaattaatagcagccttttgcagcTTAATAATCATATTGGGTAATGTAGCGATCTGCTTTTCCAGAAGTAAGAAGCTTccttcaaaaacacacagaaacagaaagtGCTTCACTGCAAAATAAGagcttccaccaaaataaaaactccatttaaatggaaaaagtatgacaaaaataaataattgaatatagttatgtaatatttactgtactactactactactaataataattataatcttatataatttaataaaaataatacaatattatgttgaaaataaagtcttctagttattttttattacagttttaattCATTCACTGGTTTAGACCCCATTGTgttgataaaatgtaaataaactgtaGGTTATTAATGGAATTCTGTTGATATCAGTGAGAACCAAAAAGGAAATATCAGTACTTGTACTCCTTCTccaaaaagtggtatcgggacatccctacttaTAGATGTGTAACTTGGCTGTATAAGCAAGCATAAACTCTTCCTAAATTAGATTTCCATCTTAGAGaagtccatttgaaataaattaaatgcatctTTATGTTTGAAATCCAATCTTATTTAGATCCGGATAGTGCATTATCCAATCCCATTGGATCACCTGCACCATCCTGGGCAAATATTGCCTCTCAGCCTCTCAAAGTAATTCAGGAAATTCCTAAAGCCAGTGCATCCTCTCAGGTACACTCCTGCATTGCCCATCATCATGTTGTGTCTATACTGTTCTACATAGAAGCAATATATTATACAACTAAAGGTTAAAAGTTACAACATGTTTTACTGTATCAAGGAGGATTTATCGGCACAACCAGCAGAACAGAAAGCAGAGaagaagagaagaaagaaaaagaagaaatccAAAACAGCCTCTGAAGACATAAAGGAGCAGACACCAGAGGAACATTTCATTCAGCAGGAACCACCAAAGTTTGAGGTGAAATCTCTTTATGTATATCATGTGACGTTATCTAAAACGAGATCCAAATTTCAAGttgaatttgttttttgtaaattaattgacTGATATGTTACACAAACGTATTCACTGTTTTGGGATTgacttttgtaaatgtatttgtttgacatatgtttctttcttttctcacTTTCTGGCATTCTCTAGTTAACTTAAATTGGCAAAGGTGTAATGTTGAATGACTAAGTTATGTTTCTAGGATGAAGAGGAGTTTCCAGACCTGTCGCTTGCATTTGTGAGTTAATTCATTGGGCAAGAGCATATTCTGATACCAGCAGTTGAATACAGCTGCATACAAATCCACTGAATACAGATGACTGAAATGTGCAACTGTTCATTTACTGCATTGAACCATTTGTAATTGTATTGATTCAGGAACTCAAAAGACATTCTGGAGCACAGAAAGAAGGATTGTCTCTAAATCCGGAGATAAAATTCAAATCCACTACATCAAATTCTGCCTCTAGAGACACAAAGAAAACACAGGTTGGTATTTTCTTTGTGCCATGCTTAAACCCCAAAAAGCCATTTCATACATCCTGTACTTGTAAAAGTCTGTTGGGAGTAAGAATAAATCTGACTAAACTTGATGAGACCATGCAATGTAAAATGGGCCATtaatttaaatgagtaaaactttcttttctgaataaagcaagaCAGACATTCATTAATTCCTATCACAGCAGACTAGTCAGAAGAAGTCAAAAGTTCCTGTACAGCTTGACCTTGGAAACATGCTGACATTTCTTGAACAGAAGCAACAGTCTCAGAAATCAAAACAAGACCAGCGGCCAGTAATACTATCAGGTATTTGGCTTTCAAATTTAAATAGtgattgttttgttatttaaggATTGCTCAAAAGCATTATGTATTTGTAAGATACAATttaatattaaattgtttttttgttttttggtttcttAGTTGGTGGAGCTCTGCCTGTAGTACACAAAGACCCTTCAGTTCAGAAGAAGCCATGGCAGCAAGAAAAGACACCACACAACCCATTGGACTCCACCTGTCCTTTAGTGAAAAAGGGAAAGCAACGAGAAGTTCCCAAGGCAAAGAAACCAACACCACTGAAAAGAGTAAGATTAGTGCTTTTTATAATGTAGGCCACTTAAACCACTAGCattaccaaacagaattgcaatctGCTTGTTTTACTGGGTCCAACAGAACAACTTTCgcacaaccaatggtgtgagtttggggcaggactatcttttTGGCAATGGCAGACATatgaaaacctgtttgaaaacagagattatttttgcaattctgttggtAGTTGCatagaaatgacacactttaccttCAAACTTTAGTGGACAGACAAATCTCTATTTTTGACCAGTATTTCACAACATGTGCAATTTTATAATTGAGGTCATTCTGCGggaaagagaggagagaaaacAGAACCGCTTGCTAGTGGAGAGAGACCCAGCCAGTTTGGCCTCCGAACCTTGTGAAAAGGAAACTAGTTATAGCGAAAACCCTTCTGAAACAAGTCTGACTGACCAGGACCAACATGTTCTTACAGGTATGAAACACAACATCCTCTTTGTTGGGGTTGCTCGGAATCTGAGATGCTCTTGTGTTAACCATGTATTTGTCATGTTTGAATTGAAAATGGTCACAATGGTTTTTGTCATTAGATACAGATGACAACCCTGAAGTTGTTGGTACTGAAGAGTCAGAGAGTGACCAGCCTGCTTCACCATCTAATGACAGGGATAACAGTCTGGTAGAAAATGCAACATTACAAACCTGCAATCCCAGTTCCAATCCCAATCTTCCCAAAATCCACAGCAGGAAGTTTAGAGAGTAagaaaatctttttttctctTGTCATGTAGGAATGACTGATTTTCAGTGAAATTCATATTTACTGTACTTAATTCTACAGCTACTGCAACCAGGTACTTAGCAAAGATGTAGATGAATGTGTGAGTGGCTTATTGAAGGAGCTGGTGAGGTTTCAGGATCGTCTGTATCAGAAAGATCCCATGAAAGCCAGGATGAAGCGGCGTCTGGTCATGGGCCTCAGAGAAGTGCTGAAGCACCTCAAACTCAAGAAGGTCAAGTGCGTTATCATCTCACCCAACTGTGAAAGGATTCAGTCCAAAGGTAAATTAATAATTTAGATTTTCTTAATTAAGCTGCAATGGTATTTGGGGCTTTTCTGTAAAATATCTGCAACTAAACATTTATtgacatttaaaggggtcatgaggaatcacattttgcTTGGTCATTTGAGAGTAAAGTATTCATTGAACTATGAAAACATTCTGTAGCTTTTAAACTCTTACTGTCCATAAAGACAGTCTATTGAAACGGAGTTGCAAAAATGGCTTAGATTTCTATTGTCAGAAACCCAAACATTATCATACGACAGCAATATTTACACATCATCAACACCTATTGAGAGATCAGCTACTTGGCCAACCCAGTCACGTTGAGGTAATAAAGGATAAAGTAGGATAGATATTATTCCTTAACACCATAACCACTCCGAGAGTAGAAAGTACACCAAACCTTGTGCTATGTGTAGCACCTGCAGCTTTGCATATACTACCAAAGGATTGTAACGTTAGGAAACAGtggctgaagtttatttttaacaaggtCACTGATCATTTTCAGGGGGGCTGACCGACCCTAACACGGCCCGAAACCTGGTGGGTTCTCAAGATCCCGTTGGGACtgggtcgggttgcagacctctaataCAGGCTTTACAAAGAAGATGTTACtaaaggatggggcagttaaaaaaaaaaaaaagttttaacccGACAGAAAACCTACAGCCAGTGTGCACACACAGTTTCTCATTTCACATGGAAAGAGAACTTGATTAGTCTCTTAAATGAGCAAAACCAGCCTTTTTTTGCCTAAGAGgaacaaacataatatataaatagTACATTTCTGAGCATAAAAACATTCCTAACACAAGTGGACAAAGttttacaataagtttctattTGTAAAAGTTAGTAAATGCTAttggttaatttataaaaatgcaagtgttctttgttagttcataatgtattaactaatattggcatatgcaacttttaatttttaaatgtatttgtatatgttgacattcacattaaccaagattaataaatgctgtaaagtattgttcattgttagtatatgtgaactaatgttgttaactaatgtaaacaaatggaccttattgtaaagtgttaccaaagatGTATAATATGATCTCCTTGCTATTTAATTGATTGCAAACATTCCAAAGaggttattttaatttttaattttatttttttcagtttagttGTAGTCCGGAGAAATATGAGAAGGCCTTAGCACCTACAAAAACTGTGTATGATAAAGCTGATCTATGGCCTATTTTGTTATGCAGGTGGTCTAGATGAGGCTCTTCACACTATTATTGAAACATGCCGTGATCAAGGCATTCCATTTGTGTTCGCCTTGTCGAGAAAGGCACTGGGCCGCTGTGTTAATAAAGCTGTCCCTGTCAGCTTGGTGGGCATCTTTAACTATGATGGCGCTCAGGTAAGTCCCAGCTTGGAATCActtaagagaaagaaaaaagttaactcttagAAGAAACCAAAGTCCTTTCAAACATGATACTTCACCAATTACATTAGTTTAAATTGCCTTTCAGCACATTTTGCTGATAACTatatttgtgcattcaattatttCATGGCCACAGGACCTCTATCATAAAATGGTTGAGTTATCGGCTGAGGCGAGAAAGGCCTATGAAGTGATGATGATTGCAAATATTGAGTCAGCATCACAGGAGCAGGAGGAAGTGCAGGAAGTGGAGCCACCAGTGGAACCTTCTGAACCTGAAGAGCCAGAATACAGTACGTCTTCACTCACTCAGTCCTTACTAATTGAATACCTCAACATTTTTGTTACTTCCAGCAATGCTgcatttacagtactgtgcaaaagttttaggcacttgtgaaaaatgttgtatagtgaaaatattttcaaaagtaatgccataaatagttttgatTGATCAATTAACATCGTACAAAGTGCAGTATAATATTTTGTGACCCTTGtcatcaaaacagcaccaattctcctgggTACACCTGGATAcggttttcttggttgttggctgacagaatggagaattcaccacagtccttatatttatttagtttgtctcaattgcttctgtctttttatataatctcagactgacacaatgttcagtggggggtctctgtgggggccatgacatctgttgcagggctcactgttcttctattctaatcacaaaagaaatgtttgggaatctaaaatctatattttctatTAACACACTGACGCAGAAGATAAAAATAACCATGTAAAGAcacatgtttttgtgaaaaaccttatgtgcctaaaacatttgcatagTACTGTGTATTATCCTCTTATTGAACTAATCCATTAAACTACTCTGTTAATGggtaaatgtaataatgtaaaatagTTCCTTTGCTTGTTGTCAGGCCTACAAggtatgtatgaatatataagaCACAAAAATAGTATTTAGTTTAGTTATATTAGTAGGAGATATGGGAAGCAACTCGTGTCTTTGACTTGACTCGGATTGGAGCATTTGGGACTTTTTTTTTTCGAGTCCATAACTTTTATGAtgcaatggggaaaaaaataaaaattaatgaaCACCCCTCTGTCTGCATGCATCTGAATTagagttgtttcactgtttttaagcaaacaaatgcacacacacatacgcatgtTCACAGGAACGCTCATCAGTCAGCCAATACGCTTTAATGTTACTACAGAGAACTCCTGTAGAACATCGACTACCAAGGTGGCTGGCATGACGAAAACATAAAGACAGATATGCATCCAATgaaatagaaactaaacaaggcagtttcacatgacACTGGACCTGACAGCTGGTAAAATTGCATGTGGCGTTTGTGCAGCTAAGGCGGTGCATGCATTGCGGTTTCATCATGGTTAAAaacaagtcacccacatcatgtttctcacagtttactaaaaacagcatatcgaaataaaaatagtattaatattgtgtgttaagtctttttaggcataatgtatctATCTATACATGTtggcttctgtagtctcttgtggtccacgcaatgttgtcagcttgaactggtccataatagcttgatgaattaactatcatttttgttattaagtgttattgctaaagcagacatcaactctaaacagataaacaacaCCTTTTTATTATTGgttgactattttcaaagcagtgacgagctgcttaaaatacataactttacagcatttgtccagcATTCACAGCATTCAACCATGGGCAataaatattaggatattttgggcagtgaaattttttgtttacaatttaattatagactataaaatatatgtattattcgATGACTgagtttgtgtatgaaggcaAACTTCATATTATGAgatgaatttagttggttatgatgtttttattttatatgtttattttatttttattgtaaaccacctggcaattctgttaaatgtatgactcaaaattattattctccatgtttttgtggtaaattataatttttttttcttctgcaacagCTGCTGCGAGACGCACATGGGcgcatcagggatttaggtacacAAGCAGTAGGCAGAACTTCCCTGCATTGTGCAATTTCCCGCAAATTAACATGGACCTAATATTATCAGTTGTGTTTTCCAGTGTTTTtagatgtagcatttgcagtcaaaaaCCTGAGATGTAGCTTCTCAGCGAGTgataattactactgtgttgactcgtACTGTGCTTTCCCAAATCAGTCAGAAGATAgagaaaaaagattcagaaagaaatctcagtataaactattatttctttagatagggatcattttatataaaattaattaaattgaattgacaaattgaaaattaagtagaaataaaagctaaattaaaaTTCGAAATGATAATaactggttgtaatgactaatgcagctttcactttctttggtgtatgtttgagtggaggggaaaagaaacaaataatttaaatgataagaagtgtgttgaaggacagttttgtcttcatgcaCCTAAAGCagatgctttcattctgaaaccactttgaaatttgttcagcaggatacgaataattagttttttgcatttatgttgacaaatagtttttcttagttgtgaaggttaaaataagtttaaaatattgatgttgagtttaatTCTTGAACAGATTAATTCGGACTCGGCCTGTTGtagactcggtcttgagtccgacgCGGCACCTTTTGGACTGACTCAACACGAACTCGAGTGTTTAAAGACTCTGATTCGACTAAGGTGGAAGTTGATTGCTGAAATTTAAAaagattttgtgttgtttttaaccCTTCTATTGTTTTCTGGTCAAACCTGACCTATTCACTTTTTTTCTGAACTATAGTTTATTTCCTCCAGTTGGAAGTTTTTTGAAAGAGTTTTTTCACTCCGGGCATCTgaacacaattttttaaataactttcatAAAACTTTagtggttttatttcacttaatTCACATGTGGTGTTTCCTGGCCTACAGTGACCAGCCATTGGAAATTAATGGATtagttcaggagcatcccaatcctttagatgaacaCGTGTGGATTTGTGTTTGCCCACACAAAGTCCTCGGACATgtgcgtgcgcacacacacacacttaaacacaacGTGATGAGTGCCCTTTTGTGCATttgtctttccatgtacactctgaggaatatttcaagatctatttatcatattatgttgtgtttgggattgtttgaatcgggatagtcttctgtaagttacaatatgtcattgtctatgttatatgtgtgtttcaggaagtaataaggaaaaacgtgacaaagacactcctgtttattatatttatgtgtatctGTGAGAATTTCATGCACTAATAATACTCAATGCAGTTTGAAACAAATTTGCAAAAAAGAGAGGATTCTTTCCAACTTTGTTTTTACCAACTGAATATAATTGTTATGATAATAAATTAGCAA from Xyrauchen texanus isolate HMW12.3.18 chromosome 3, RBS_HiC_50CHRs, whole genome shotgun sequence includes these protein-coding regions:
- the LOC127625259 gene encoding selenocysteine insertion sequence-binding protein 2-like isoform X1; its protein translation is MEDKLKRSSPKDQTGQSSCEDWFKRRQRSVDHQYDTTPRKHSYSSLKTHHSGLNDGSNKDNRAEPSSQDKRISRRSTDRRELRYSSKNLCVQQKKESHTHLGWHEGYRGTTPTPNPADRAKSAVTCSSTFEMKLADFPELGDITLGNPSANSWHQEPSTGVGAVMPAEGQQSPAVIWKNVSKRRTKSAQQVPSSGMSEDPDSALSNPIGSPAPSWANIASQPLKVIQEIPKASASSQEDLSAQPAEQKAEKKRRKKKKKSKTASEDIKEQTPEEHFIQQEPPKFEDEEEFPDLSLAFELKRHSGAQKEGLSLNPEIKFKSTTSNSASRDTKKTQQTSQKKSKVPVQLDLGNMLTFLEQKQQSQKSKQDQRPVILSVGGALPVVHKDPSVQKKPWQQEKTPHNPLDSTCPLVKKGKQREVPKAKKPTPLKRVILREREERKQNRLLVERDPASLASEPCEKETSYSENPSETSLTDQDQHVLTDTDDNPEVVGTEESESDQPASPSNDRDNSLVENATLQTCNPSSNPNLPKIHSRKFRDYCNQVLSKDVDECVSGLLKELVRFQDRLYQKDPMKARMKRRLVMGLREVLKHLKLKKVKCVIISPNCERIQSKGGLDEALHTIIETCRDQGIPFVFALSRKALGRCVNKAVPVSLVGIFNYDGAQDLYHKMVELSAEARKAYEVMMIANIESASQEQEEVQEVEPPVEPSEPEEPEYIKIWKKMLEKDYNHPFLNFEEQFSSVSIHSDQLLNDHEGS
- the LOC127625259 gene encoding selenocysteine insertion sequence-binding protein 2-like isoform X2, which encodes MEDKLKRSSPKDQTGQSSCEDWFKRRQRSVDHQYDTTPRKHSYSSLKTHHSGLNDGSNKDNRAEPSSQDKRISRRSTDRRELRYSSKNLCVQQKKESHTHLGWHEGYRGTTPTPNPADRAKSAVTCSSTFEMKLADFPELGDITLGNPSANSWHQEPSTGVGAVMPAEGQQSPAVIWKNVSKRRTKSAQQVPSSGMSEDPDSALSNPIGSPAPSWANIASQPLKVIQEIPKASASSQEDLSAQPAEQKAEKKRRKKKKKSKTASEDIKEQTPEEHFIQQEPPKFEDEEEFPDLSLAFELKRHSGAQKEGLSLNPEIKFKSTTSNSASRDTKKTQTSQKKSKVPVQLDLGNMLTFLEQKQQSQKSKQDQRPVILSVGGALPVVHKDPSVQKKPWQQEKTPHNPLDSTCPLVKKGKQREVPKAKKPTPLKRVILREREERKQNRLLVERDPASLASEPCEKETSYSENPSETSLTDQDQHVLTDTDDNPEVVGTEESESDQPASPSNDRDNSLVENATLQTCNPSSNPNLPKIHSRKFRDYCNQVLSKDVDECVSGLLKELVRFQDRLYQKDPMKARMKRRLVMGLREVLKHLKLKKVKCVIISPNCERIQSKGGLDEALHTIIETCRDQGIPFVFALSRKALGRCVNKAVPVSLVGIFNYDGAQDLYHKMVELSAEARKAYEVMMIANIESASQEQEEVQEVEPPVEPSEPEEPEYIKIWKKMLEKDYNHPFLNFEEQFSSVSIHSDQLLNDHEGS
- the LOC127625259 gene encoding selenocysteine insertion sequence-binding protein 2-like isoform X3, with amino-acid sequence MEDKLKRSSPKDQTGQSSCEDWFKRRQRSVDHQYDTTPRKHSYSSLKTHHSGLNDGSNKDNRAEPSSQDKRISRRSTDRRGYRGTTPTPNPADRAKSAVTCSSTFEMKLADFPELGDITLGNPSANSWHQEPSTGVGAVMPAEGQQSPAVIWKNVSKRRTKSAQQVPSSGMSEDPDSALSNPIGSPAPSWANIASQPLKVIQEIPKASASSQEDLSAQPAEQKAEKKRRKKKKKSKTASEDIKEQTPEEHFIQQEPPKFEDEEEFPDLSLAFELKRHSGAQKEGLSLNPEIKFKSTTSNSASRDTKKTQQTSQKKSKVPVQLDLGNMLTFLEQKQQSQKSKQDQRPVILSVGGALPVVHKDPSVQKKPWQQEKTPHNPLDSTCPLVKKGKQREVPKAKKPTPLKRVILREREERKQNRLLVERDPASLASEPCEKETSYSENPSETSLTDQDQHVLTDTDDNPEVVGTEESESDQPASPSNDRDNSLVENATLQTCNPSSNPNLPKIHSRKFRDYCNQVLSKDVDECVSGLLKELVRFQDRLYQKDPMKARMKRRLVMGLREVLKHLKLKKVKCVIISPNCERIQSKGGLDEALHTIIETCRDQGIPFVFALSRKALGRCVNKAVPVSLVGIFNYDGAQDLYHKMVELSAEARKAYEVMMIANIESASQEQEEVQEVEPPVEPSEPEEPEYIKIWKKMLEKDYNHPFLNFEEQFSSVSIHSDQLLNDHEGS